A stretch of Procambarus clarkii isolate CNS0578487 chromosome 20, FALCON_Pclarkii_2.0, whole genome shotgun sequence DNA encodes these proteins:
- the LOC138366781 gene encoding filaggrin-2-like, whose amino-acid sequence MKSTRTLAVRMLGEVQEVKKRLGSLDKTKAVRSDNASPWILKEAAQALSVPLRKIVNESLTKGGVTHLLEWWHDDGSSANIGGTDEAGSANSGGPDDEGDSANSGGTDDGSSANIGGTDEGGSANSFGTDDEGGSANIGGTDEGGSANSGGTDDGSSANIGGTDDEGGSANIGGTDEGGSANSGGTDEGGSANIGGTDEGGSANIGGTDEGGSANSGGTDDGSSANIGGTDDEGGSANIGGTDEGGSANIGGTDEGGSANIGGTDEGGSANSGGTDEGGSANSGGTDDGSSANIGGTDDEGGSANIGGTDEGGSANSGGPDDKGGSANSGGTDRRLVWRRVDVRLSWHQNLSRRETKSPRPQRKPAQKVIQSLVALEAKLGHRTEGSLWRVEGATGRRKDDEGAGNKHILHVCMIDQIVDISPILLGGRADISPILLGGRADISPILLGGRADISPILLGGRADISPILLGGRADISPILLGGRADISPILLGGRADISPILLGGRADISPILLGPLWTLSLAHHPANTAGGQEHSRRTRTPPEDKNTAGGQEHGRGTRTPPEDKNTAGGQEHGLGTRTLPEDKNTAGEQEHSRRTRKPPEGKEHGRGARTPPEDKNTAGGQEHGRGTSTPPGDKNTPGGQEHRRRTRTLPEDKNTPGGQEHSRRTRTLPEDKNTPGGQEHRRRTRTPPEDKNTAGGQEHRRRTRTLPEDKNTPGGQEHSRRTRTPPEDKNTPKGQEHGRWIRTPPEDQNTAGGQEHSRRTRTRPEDKNTPRGQEHSRRTRTPPGDKNTPGGQEHSRRTRTPPGDKNTPGGQEHSRRTRTPPEDKNTPGGQEHSRRTRTLPEDKNTPGGQEHSRRTRTPPGDKNTPGGQEHRWRTRTPPWDKNTAGGQEHRRRTRTPPWDKNTAGGQEHRRGTRTPPEDKNTPGDKNTPGGQEHSRRTRTPPWDKNTAGGQEHRRGTRTPPEDKNTAGGQEHRRGTRTPQGDKNTAVGQEHRRGTRTPPWDKNTAGGQEHRRRTRTPQGDKNTAVGQEHRRRTRTPPWDKNTAGGQEHRRRTKTPQGDKNTAVGQEHRRRTRTPPEDKNTAGGQEHRRGTRTPPWDKNTAGGQEHRRGTRTPPWDKNTAGGQEHRRGTRTLPEDKNTAGGQEHRRGTRTPPWDKNTAGGQEHRRGTRTQPEDKNTAVGQEHRRRTRTRPGDKNTAGGQEHRRGTRTRPGVKNTAGGQEHGRGTRTRPWDKNTAVGQEHGRGTRTRPGDKNTAVGQEHGRGSRTPPGDKNTAGGQEHGRGTRTRPGDKNTAGGQEHGRGSRTRPWDKNTAVGQEHGRGTRTRPGDKNTAVGQEHGRGSRTPPGDKNTAGGQEHGRGSRTRPWDKNTAGGQEHGRGTRTRPWDKNTAGGQEHRRGTRTRPGVKNTAGGQEHGRGSRTRPWDKNTAVGQEHGRGTRTRPGVKNTAGGQEHGRGSRTRPGVKNTAGGQEHGRGSRTRPGVKNTAGGQEHGRGSRTRPGVKNTAGGQEHGRGSRTRPGVNNTAGCQEHGRGSRTRPGVKNTARGQEHRRRTRTLPEDKNTAGGQEHRRRTRTPPEDKNTAGGQEHRRGTRTPPGDKNTAGGQEHRRGTRTPPGDKNTAGGQEHRRGTRTPPWDKNTAGGQEHRRGTRTPPWDKNTAVGQEHRRGTRTPPWDKNTAVGQEHRRGTRTPPWDKNTAEGQEHRRGTRTPPWDKNTAVGQEHRRGTRTLPGDKNTAGGQEHRRGTRTPPWDKNTAGGQEHRRGTRTLPWDKNTAEGQEHRRRTRTPPGDKNTAEGQEHRRRTRTPPGDKNTAGGQKHGRRTRTPPGDKNTAGGQKHGRRTRTPPEDKNTAGGQKHGRRTRTPPGDKNTAGGQEHRRRTRPLPEDKTTPGGQDHSRRTRPLPEDKTTPGGQDHSRRTRPLPEDKTTPGGQEQGRRTRTPPEDKNTAGGQDHSRRTRPLPEDKTTPGGQDHSRRTRPLPEDKTTPGGQDHSRRTRPLQEDKNKAGGQEHRRRTRTGPENKQNTAR is encoded by the exons ATGAAATCCACAAGAACGCTGGCAGTGCGCATGCTGGGAGAAGTCCAA GAAGTAAAGAAACGACTGGGATCACTGGACAAAACTAAAGCTGTTAGATCAGACAATGCATCACCGTGGATATTGaaggaggcagcgcaggccctcagcgtgcctctgcgaAAGATcgttaatgagtcacttacaaaGGGAGGAGTTACTCATCTGCTGGAA TGGTGGCATGACGACGGTAGCAGTGCCAACATTGGTGGCACTGACGAGGCTGGCAGTGCCAACAGTGGTGGCCCAGACGACGAGGGTGACAGTGCCAACAGTGGTGGCACTGACGACGGTAGCAGTGCCAACATTGGTGGCACGGACGAGGGTGGCAGTGCCAACAGTTTTGGCACTGACGACGAGGGTGGCAGTGCCAACATTGGTGGCACTGACGAGGGTGGCAGTGCCAACAGTGGTGGCACTGACGACGGTAGCAGTGCCAACATTGGTGGCACTGACGACGAGGGTGGCAGTGCCAACATTGGTGGCACTGATGAGGGTGGCAGTGCCAACAGTGGTGGCACTGACGAGGGTGGCAGTGCCAACATTGGTGGCACTGACGAGGGTGGCAGTGCCAACATTGGTGGCACTGACGAGGGTGGCAGTGCCAACAGTGGTGGCACTGACGACGGTAGCAGTGCCAACATTGGTGGCACTGACGACGAGGGTGGCAGTGCCAACATTGGTGGCACTGACGAGGGTGGCAGTGCCAACATTGGTGGCACTGACGAGGGTGGCAGTGCCAACATTGGTGGCACTGACGAGGGTGGCAGTGCCAACAGTGGTGGCACTGACGAGGGTGGCAGTGCCAACAGTGGTGGCACTGACGACGGTAGCAGTGCCAACATTGGTGGCACTGACGACGAGGGTGGCAGTGCCAACATTGGTGGCACTGACGAGGGTGGCAGTGCCAACAGTGGTGGCCCAGACGACAAGGGTGGCAGTGCCAACAGTGGTGGCACTGACAGGAGGCTGgtgtggaggcgtgttgatgttaGGTTATCATGGCATCAGAACTTGAGTCGACGAGAGACGAAGAGT CCGCGGCCTCAAAGAAAACCCGCACAAAAAGTTATTCAATCCCTGGTAGCCTTGGAGGCCAAACTTGGCCACCGGACAGAGGGGTCGTTGTGGCGTGTAGAGGGAGCCACAGGTCGCCGTAAGGACGACGAGGGGGCGGGAAATAAGCACATCC TACATGTTTGTATGATTGACCAAATAGTTGATATAAGTCCTATCCTGCTAGGTGGACGGGCCGATATAAGTCCTATCCTGCTAGGTGGACGGGCCGATATAAGTCCTATCCTGCTAGGTGGACGGGCCGATATAAGTCCTATCCTGCTAGGAGGACGGGCCGATATAAGTCCTATCCTGCTAGGTGGACGGGCCGATATAAGTCCTATCCTGCTAGGTGGACGGGCCGATATAAGTCCTATCCTGCTAGGTGGACGGGCCGATATAAGTCCTATCCTGCTAGGTGGACGGGCCGATATAAGTCCTATCCTGCTAG GGCCTCTGTGGACGCTCTCTCTTGCCCACCACCCTGCCAACACCGCCGGAGGACAAGAACACTCCCGGAGGACAAGAACACCGCCGGAGGACAAGAACACCGCCGGAGGACAAGAACACGGCCGGGGGACAAGAACACCGCCGGAGGACAAGAACACCGCCGGGGGACAAGAACACGGCCTGGGGACAAGAACACTCCCGGAGGACAAGAACACGGCCGGGGAACAAGAACACTCCCGGAGGACAAGAAAACCTCCGGAGGGAAAAGAACACGGCCGGGGGGCAAGAACACCGCCGGAGGACAAGAACACCGCCGGGGGACAAGAACACGGCCGGGGGACAAGTACACCGCCGGGGGACAAGAACACTCCCGGAGGACAAGAACACCGCCGGAGGACAAGAACACTCCCGGAGGACAAGAACACTCCCGGAGGACAAGAACACTCCCGGAGGACAAGAACACTCCCGGAGGACAAGAACACTCCCGGAGGACAAGAACACCGCCGGAGGACAAGAACACCGCCGGAGGACAAGAACACGGCCGGGGGACAAGAACACCGCCGGAGGACAAGAACACTCCCGGAGGACAAGAACACTCCCGGAGGACAAGAACACTCCCGGAGGACAAGAACACCGCCGGAGGACAAGAACACTCCCAAAGGACAAGAACACGGCCGGTGGATAAGAACACCGCCGGAGGACCAGAACACCGCCGGAGGACAAGAACACTCCCGGAGGACAAGAACACGCCCGGAGGACAAGAACACTCCCAGAGGACAAGAACACTCCCGGAGGACAAGAACACCGCCGGGGGACAAGAACACTCCCGGAGGACAAGAACACTCCCGGAGGACAAGAACACCGCCGGGGGACAAGAACACTCCCGGAGGACAAGAACACTCCCGGAGGACAAGAACACCGCCGGAGGACAAGAACACTCCCGGAGGACAAGAACACTCCCGGAGGACAAGAACACTCCCGGAGGACAAGAACACTCCCGGAGGACAAGAACACTCCCGGAGGACAAGAACACCGCCGGGGGACAAGAACACTCCCGGAGGACAAGAACACCGCTGGAGGACAAGAACACCGCCGTGGGACAAGAACACCGCCGGGGGACAAGAACACCGCCGGAGGACAAGAACACCGCCGTGGGACAAGAACACCGCCGGAGGACAAGAACACCGCCGTGGGACAAGAACACCGCCGGAGGACAAGAACACGCCGGGGGACAAGAACACTCCCGGAGGACAAGAACACTCCCGGAGGACAAGAACACCGCCGTGGGACAAGAACACCGCTGGAGGACAAGAACACCGCCGTGGGACAAGAACACCGCCGGAGGACAAGAACACCGCCGGAGGACAAGAACACCGCCGGGGGACAAGAACACCGCAGGGGGACAAGAACACCGCCGTGGGACAAGAACACCGCCGTGGGACAAGAACACCGCCGTGGGACAAGAACACCGCCGGAGGACAAGAACACCGCCGGAGGACAAGAACACCGCAGGGGGACAAGAACACCGCCGTGGGACAAGAACACCGCCGGAGGACAAGAACACCGCCGTGGGACAAGAACACCGCCGGAGGACAAGAACACCGCCGGAGGACAAAAACACCGCAGGGGGACAAGAACACCGCCGTGGGACAAGAACACCGCCGGAGGACAAGAACACCGCCGGAGGACAAGAACACCGCAGGGGGACAAGAACACCGCCGTGGGACAAGAACACCGCCGTGGGACAAGAACACCGCCGGAGGACAAGAACACCGCCGTGGGACAAGAACACCGCCGTGGGACAAGAACACCGCCGGAGGACAAGAACACCGCCGTGGGACAAGAACACTCCCGGAGGACAAGAACACCGCCGGAGGACAAGAACACCGCCGTGGGACAAGAACACCGCCGTGGGACAAGAACACCGCTGGAGGACAAGAACACCGCCGTGGGACAAGAACACAGCCGGAGGACAAGAACACCGCCGTGGGACAAGAACACCGCCGGAGGACAAGAACACGGCCGGGGGACAAGAACACGGCCGGGGGTCAAGAACACCGCCGGGGGACAAGAACACGGCCGGGGGTCAAGAACACGGCCGGGGGTCAAGAACACGGCCGTGGGACAAGAACACGGCCGTGGGACAAGAACACGGCCGTGGGACAAGAACACGGCCGGGGGACAAGAACACGGCCGGGGGACAAGAACACGGCCGTGGGACAAGAACACGGCCGGGGGTCAAGAACACCGCCGGGGGACAAGAACACGGCCGGGGGTCAAGAACACGGCCGTGGGACAAGAACACGGCCGGGGGACAAGAACACGGCCGGGGGACAAGAACACGGCCGGGGGTCAAGAACACGGCCGTGGGACAAGAACACGGCCGTGGGACAAGAACACGGCCGTGGGACAAGAACACGGCCGGGGGACAAGAACACGGCCGTGGGACAAGAACACGGCCGGGGGTCAAGAACACCGCCGGGGGACAAGAACACGGCCGGGGGACAAGAACACGGCCGGGGGTCAAGAACACGGCCGTGGGACAAGAACACGGCCGGGGGACAAGAACACGGCCGTGGGACAAGAACACGGCCGTGGGACAAGAACACGGCCGGGGGTCAAGAACACCGCCGGGGGACAAGAACACGGCCGGGGGTCAAGAACACGGCCGGGGGTCAAGAACACGGCCGGGGGTCAAGAACACGGCCGTGGGACAAGAACACGGCCGTGGGACAAGAACACGGCCGTGGGACAAGAACACGGCCGGGGGTCAAGAACACCGCCGGGGGACAAGAACACGGCCGGGGGTCAAGAACACGGCCGGGGGTCAAGAACACGGCCGGGGGTCAAGAACACGGCCGGGGGTCAAGAACACGGCCGGGGGTCAAGAACACGGCCGGGGGTCAAGAACACGGCCGGGGGTCAAGAACACGGCCGGGGGTCAAGAACACGGCCGGGGGTCAAGAACACGGCCGGGGGTCAAGAACACGGCCGGGGGTCAATAACACGGCCGGATGTCAAGAACACGGCCGGGGGTCAAGAACACGGCCGGGGGTCAAGAACACCGCCAGAGGACAAGAACACCGCCGGAGGACAAGAACACTCCCGGAGGACAAGAACACCGCCGGAGGACAAGAACACCGCCGGAGGACAAGAACACCGCCGGAGGACAAGAACACCGCCGGAGGACAAGAACACCGCCGTGGGACAAGAACACCGCCAGGGGACAAGAACACCGCCGGAGGACAAGAACACCGCCGTGGGACAAGAACACCGCCGGGGGACAAGAACACGGCCGGAGGACAAGAACACCGCCGTGGGACAAGAACACCGCCGTGGGACAAGAACACCGCCGGGGGACAAGAACACCGCCGAGGGACAAGAACACCGCCGTGGGACAAGAACACCGCCGTGGGACAAGAACACCGCCGTGGGACAAGAACACCGCCGTGGGACAAGAACACCGCCGTGGGACAAGAACACCGCCGTGGGACAAGAACACCGCCGTGGGACAAGAACACCGCCGAGGGACAAGAACACCGCCGTGGGACAAGAACACCGCCGTGGGACAAGAACACCGCCGTGGGACAAGAACACCGCCGGGGGACAAGAACACTGCCGGGGGACAAGAACACGGCCGGAGGACAAGAACACCGCCGTGGGACAAGAACACCGCCGTGGGACAAGAACACCGCCGGGGGACAAGAACACCGCCGGGGGACAAGAACACTGCCGTGGGACAAGAACACCGCCGAGGGACAAGAACACCGCCGGAGGACAAGAACACCGCCGGGGGACAAGAACACCGCCGAGGGACAAGAACACCGCCGGAGGACAAGAACACCGCCGGGGGACAAGAACACCGCCGGAGGACAAAAACACGGCCGGAGGACAAGAACACCGCCGGGGGACAAGAACACCGCCGGAGGACAAAAACACGGCCGGAGGACAAGAACACCGCCGGAGGACAAGAACACTGCCGGAGGACAAAAACACGGCCGGAGGACAAGAACACCGCCGGGGGACAAGAACACCGCCGGAGGACAAGAACACCGCCGGAGGACAAGACCACTCCCGGAGGACAAGACCACTCCCGGAGGACAAGACCACTCCAGGAGGACAAGACCACTCCCGGAGGACAAGACCACTCCCGGAGGACAAGACCACTCCCGGAGGACAAGACCACTCCCGGAGGACAAGACCACTCCAGGAGGACAAGAACAAGGCCGGAGGACAAGAACACCGCCGGAGGACAAGAACACCGCCGGAGGACAAGACCACTCCCGGAGGACAAGACCACTCCCGGAGGACAAGACCACTCCCGGAGGACAAGACCACTCCCGGAGGACAAGACCACTCCCGGAGGACAAGACCACTCCAGGAGGACAAGACCACTCCCGGAGGACAAGACCACTCCAGGAGGACAAGAACAAGGCCGGAGGACAAGAACACCGCCGGAGGACAAGAACAGGGCCGGAGAACAAGCAGAACACGGCTAGATAA